A genome region from Carboxydocella sporoproducens DSM 16521 includes the following:
- a CDS encoding nitroreductase family protein gives MTKDVFAAIAERRSVRRFSGEAVADATITRILEAALQAPSAGNLQPWKFYVVKKEESKKALGEAAWQQEFIASAPVVIVVSALPELVAAHYGPRGRDLYVIQDTAAAIMNLLLAAHAVGLGSCWVGAFLEKEVRRIIGAGEDELPVAIIPLGYAAEESAKPARRSLNDCVVILD, from the coding sequence ATGACCAAGGATGTCTTTGCTGCTATAGCAGAACGGCGGAGTGTACGCCGTTTCAGCGGGGAAGCAGTGGCTGATGCCACCATTACCCGCATTCTGGAGGCAGCTCTGCAGGCCCCCAGTGCCGGCAATCTGCAGCCCTGGAAATTTTACGTGGTCAAAAAGGAGGAGAGCAAAAAGGCCCTGGGAGAGGCAGCCTGGCAACAGGAGTTTATCGCTTCTGCCCCGGTAGTGATAGTGGTCTCAGCACTGCCGGAACTGGTCGCTGCCCATTATGGGCCCCGGGGACGGGACCTTTATGTCATTCAGGACACAGCAGCCGCCATCATGAACCTGTTGCTGGCTGCCCATGCCGTCGGCCTGGGCAGTTGCTGGGTAGGGGCCTTTCTGGAGAAGGAAGTCAGGCGTATAATCGGGGCAGGGGAGGATGAGCTTCCGGTGGCCATTATTCCTCTGGGATATGCTGCGGAGGAATCTGCCAAACCGGCCCGGCGCTCCCTCAATGATTGTGTGGTCATCCTGGACTGA
- a CDS encoding DUF5665 domain-containing protein, with protein MTERETWARLERKIEELGLAMEKMKLAEYVELLRKPTRLLYLNFLAGIARGFGMAIGFALLGALLIYILRRLAILNLPLIGSFIAELVKIVQTQLQIRP; from the coding sequence ATGACGGAGCGTGAAACCTGGGCCCGGTTGGAGAGAAAAATCGAGGAACTGGGCCTGGCGATGGAAAAGATGAAACTGGCCGAGTATGTAGAACTACTGCGCAAGCCAACCCGCTTGCTTTATCTCAATTTCCTGGCCGGTATTGCCCGGGGGTTTGGTATGGCCATTGGCTTTGCCCTGCTAGGAGCGCTGCTGATTTATATCCTGCGGCGCCTGGCCATCTTAAACCTGCCCCTGATCGGCTCCTTTATTGCTGAACTGGTGAAAATTGTCCAGACCCAGTTACAAATTCGCCCATAG